From the Natronoarchaeum philippinense genome, the window CGACGACGTGGCGGCGTGGCTCGACGCCCCCGAGGAGACGACGTTCCAGTTCGGCGACGAGTACCGCCCGGTCGACTTACACGCCGACGTGCGCACCTACACCCACGGCGAGAACTCCTTTGCCGACAAGTATCGGCGCCTCTATCGGGCGCTCGACCTCGCCGAACCCCACATCGACGACGGCGGACAGGCGCTCGTGTTCGTCTCCTCGCGCCAAGACACCGTTCAAGCGGCGAAGAAGGCCCGCGACGAGATTGCAGAGCGCGACCTCTCGATGGGCGCCCGTGGGGACTACGACTACCACACCGAGACTCAGCAACTCGAAAACGACACGCTCCGGAAGTCGGCGCTCGACGGCGTCGCCTTCCACCACGCCGGGCTCTCGAAGAACGACCGGGACCTGATCGAGCAGTGGTTCAAGGAGGGCCAGATCCAACTCCTGTTCTCCACGTCGACGCTCGCGTGGGGGGTCAATCTCCCGGCGCGCTGTGTCGTGATCCGGGACACGAAGTATCACGACCCGCTGGAGGGCGAGGTCGACATGAGCCCGCTGGACGTGCTCCAGATGCTCGGGCGCGCTGGACGGCCCGGCTACGACGACGTGGGCTACGGCTGGATCGTCTGCGATCGCTCGGACGCCGACAAGTACCGCCGACTCCTGACGGAGGGCAAAGAGATCGAGTCCCGCCTCGCCGAGGACGTAGAGTCCCACCTCAACGCCGAAATCGCAATGGGCACCGTCGAGCACCTCGACGACGTGGTCGAGTGGATCGAGACGACGTTTTACTACCGGCGTGCCCAGTCGGTTCCCGACCAGTACGGCTTCGGCGACCTCGACGACGCGGCGTTCGACGACGCCCTCCGCGAGCAGGTCAGCGACGCCCTCGCGGGCCTCGAAGCGCGCGGCTTCGTCGAGACCGAGGGGTTGCGCGTCGACTCCACCGCACTCGGAACGCTGGCCTCGAAGTACTACCTTCGCCTCGACACTGCCAAACGATTTCACGACGTTGCCACCGGCGAGGAAATCGATGTCGACGCCGTCCTCGAAGCGGTGGCGACCGCCAGCGAGTTCGACTCGGTCAACGCCCGTTCCGCCGAGCGCGACGCCATCTCGGCGGTGCTGTCGGGCCAGACGGTCGGCGATGTCGACGCCGGCCAGCGCAAGGTGCTGGCGATCTTGCACTCCTCGATGACCGGCTCGACGCCGGCCGACCTCTCCAGCGACGCGTGGGTGATCCGCCAGAACGCGGTTCGGCTGCTCTCTTCGCTACAGGCCTTCTTCGAGCGCTTCGCAGAGCCACGGGCAGCCAACCTCGCCCGGCGCGTCGAGGCGCGCCTCGAAAACGGCGTCAGCGACGACGCCGTCGGGCTGACCGCGGTCGATGGCATCGGCTCGGGCCGGGCGAGCAAACTGGCCTCCGAGGGACTGACGACGCCGGCGGACGTTCAGTCGGCCGGCGTGGATGGGTTAGTGGCCGCGGGCCTCTCGGACGGCGTCGCCGAGCGCGTCGTCGACGCCGCCGGCGAGCTTCCCGTGGTCGGCATCGACTGGGGCGCCTTCCCCGACTCGATCGCGCAGGGCGACAACGAGATGTGTGAAGTCACTGTGACCAACGCCGGCGAGGGCGCGCAGGCGGGCGTGCGCGTGACGGTCAACGGCGTCGAAATGACCGCCACCGAAGCGTATCTCTCCCAGCCCGTCGAGGTGCCGGTCGGCGTCTTCGGCGGGTCGGAAAGCCCGATGGAGTTCACGGTCGAGGTCTGTTTCCCGGATCTGCCGCTGTTGCCGGTGCGGGACTCGCGGACGGTGCGGGTGGAGTAGTCAGCTCGTCAGCTCCAACAACAGGCCGCGCAACTCCTGTGGGCCGTCTGCGACGTGATCGGCCGTCGAGAGATCCATCCCCTGATTGATCTCGGTCCGGTAACCGACGCTGGTCATTCCCGCGCGGTTCGCGGCTTCGACGCCGTTTTCGGAATCTTCGACGGCGATGCACTCGCTCGGGTCGACGCCGACCTCCGCGGCTCCGATCTCGTACACTTCGGGTTCGGGCTTGCTCGGCCCGTCGATCTCGTTGCCGCTGACGACGGCGTCGAAGTGCTCGTCGATGCCGAACCGGTCGACGACGATGCCGATCCAGTCCAGCGGCGACGAGGAGACGACGGCCGTTCGGACGCCGCGGTCGCGCAGGTCGTCGGCCAGCGCCTCGAACCCCTCCAGCAACTCGGCGTGCTCGTGGTACAGCTCCTCGGCGGCGTCCTCGTAGTAGGCCTCGAACTCCTCGCGACCCATATCGAGGTGTTCGCCGTAGTGTTCCTCGAGGTAGCCGTGGATCTCGCGGTAGTTCATCCCCGTGATCTCCTCGTCGTCGACGACGCCCTCGCCGACGGCCTCGGGCAGGACCTGCTCCTCTTCGAGTTCGACCCAGTACTCTTCGGAGTCGACCAGCACGCCGTCCATGTCGAACAACACTGCGTCCATTGTCGGGCAGTTCGTGACCGGGCGAGAAATACGCCTGAGAATCGGCAGGCTAGGCGGGGTTTCTGGCACCGCTACGACGCCGCAGAACGGGTAGCCCCCGAATGGCCGTCAGGCCGGCTCTTCTTCGTACTCGGTGCGCTCTTTGAGCAGGTCGCGGAACTCGTCGGGGTTGTCGATCGACTCGGCCTCCTCGCGCTCGATGAGTGCGGTGCCGTCGACCGAGTCGCGCTTGGCGCTGTCGACGAAGTAGACCGAGCGGGTGCCGACGACCTCCCCGAGCGAGCCCATGATCCGGGCGCGTTTCTCGGCGGCGCGCGTGAACTTCGAGTGGCCCGTCAGGACGGTGCCCTCGACCGGCTGGGTGTCTTCGGCGTCCTCGCTGACGGCCTTGAACGGCGCTCGAAGCGTCGGATGCACGTCGTAGCCCGCACGGGTCATGACCGTCACCATGCGCTCGTCGTCGGGGTTGGCGTCGGGCTCGTTCGGCGTCGGGTCCTCGTCGCGGACCTCGTCGGCGCCTTCGAGCACGTCGACCGGGCTGGTCAGCCCGGAGCCGAACATCTCTTCGAGCTGCATCGCCACCTCGATCGAGGCGTTCATGCCGTCCTCGTACTTCGAGACGGTGCGCCGCGAGACGCCCAGCTCGGAGGCAAGTTGGCCGAGGCTCCAGCCGCGCTCCTCGCGCTTGTCTTCGAGAATTTCGCTGTCGATGCTGACGTACAGGCCGCCGGGGGCCGCGTAGATCAGCGGCGGGATGCCCTCGACGAACAGGTCCATCGCGGTATCCGGGCTCAGCGCCGGGACGCCGTGGCGGAAGTAGACGACCTCGGGTTTGAGTTCCTCGTCGCGGGTCCGCAGGCCGAGCACCAGCGGCGTCGCGTCGAGGTACGCGCCGATGCGACGCATCTCTTGGCCCGTCTCGGCGTCGAAGGCGTCGACGTTGCGGAGGATCTTGAGCAACACCAGATCCTCTCCTCGGCGGGCCGCGATATCGAAGCTCCGCGGGCGGATCGCACAGCGGTCGCTCACCATAAAGCCCGCATCCTCGAGCATGGCGACGACGTTACCCACCAGCGCAGACCGGGACATACCCGTACGTAAGTAATTGGCCCTATTTAGGAATTGTGCCGTCTCTATCGCCCGCACGTCCGGTGATTACTCCCGTTCGTGGCAGATAGCTCACGCTCGGTCGGGCAACTCGACGGTTTCGGGATCGGGCATCCACAGCAGGTCGATGGCGACGCCGAGCGTCAGCGGCGTCACGATGACGAGCACGATCGCTACCGTCCTGCCGCCGAGGTCGCCGCCGATCCCCAGTGGGCCGCTCAGGACGAGCGTGCTGGCGACCAGCAACATCGGAATGAACACGACGGTGTACACCGCCGACCCCCAGTCCGTATCCAGCCGAAGCCGGAAAAAGCGTGTCACGACCGCGGTAATCAGCGTATGGAGGGCGACGACGAACAGCAGTCCCAACACCGCACCGATGGTGGCCATACCCCACCTTCGGCGTCGCCGACCTTTTCGCTGTCGGAAGGCGACGCGTGGGCATCGGTGACACCTGTCGACCGCCAATGACGGTGACCGTGCTACGAGTCCCCCACCTCGTATGTCGGAGATGCTCCACCGCCGCCGACACTTGTGGGGTTCCAGAGCCCCTGCCGACGATCCAGTGCGAAGACCACGATGGTGTGTGGAAGCGTCAACGCTGCAATAAACGCGAGATAGAGCCCCAGCGAGGACAGTGGTTCGCTCCCCGGTGCGACCACGACGTAACTCGCCGCGAGCACTGCGAGTGAAACTACCGTCAACGGCGCGGCGTCGCGTCCGACGCGACCGAGCGCCCGCACGGATGCCCCCGACGAGAGCGCCGCCGCGCCCGCAGGATCGAGCGCCGCTAGCCTCCCGACGTGGCGCAGCGAATGCCACAGACAGAAGTACACGCCGATCGACAACAGCGGCGGCACCGTCCAGAAGTACGCCCACAGCAGCGCCGTTTCCCCCGCGTCGATCCGCCATCCGGTCGTGGCACCGGTTCGCCGGTAGCCGTCGGCTAGCGCAGCTATCGTGACCACGGCCAGTGCGATTCCAAGCGCGGATCGGAACGCCGGCGAGAACGGCCATGCGGGAATTTCCACCGCACCGAACGGGGCGGCCATCGCGGCAACGACTCGTCGGTACCACCCCGGAAACGCGAGCAACGGCACCACCATCGGAACGCCGCCCCGAACCGTCACAGCGAGTGCGCGTTGGCGTCGTGACCGGAGGTGTTCAGCGTCGACCAGCGCGACGAGCGAGTACAGATCTCCCTGTCCCCAGTGGACCCACGTCAGCACCAGAAACGATACCGCAGCGAAGATCGGTGTGACCACCCAAACGGCGGCGTAGGCACTGCCGACGAGGAGATAGAGCCCGCCGACGCGGGCGAGCGATCTCCAACCGGGCCGTCTGCCGGCCGCGCGCGGCAACGCTAAGTGGTCGACAGCACCGTGGGGAACCCCCAACACGACGAGGCTCGCGGCGAGCGGAACGAGCTGCAGTGCGAGCGACAGTGATCCCAGCGGCGCGACGATGTCCGCGCCCAGTACCAGTGCGACGGCCACCCACGACGGAACGACGACCGTGCGGACCAAGGATCGGCGGACGGCGTCGTCTGCGAGTGTCGGCCGCCGACAGCCGGCCTCCGTCACGTTCTGACCACCCACTCGAACAGTACCAACCCCTGAACGACAAACAACGTAGTCACCAGAAAAAACAGGCCCTCTTCGACCGGTAATCCGAACACCGCCGCTCCGATCGTGTGCTGGTCGGAAAGCGTCCACGTGCCGGACCACAGAGCGACCCTGTCCGCGACACAGAGATACAGCGTCGGCACTGCGACGGCGACACCGACGGTACGGCGGGCCCGCCAGAGCACCGGCCAACCAAAGCCCCACTGCACCGCCAGCACCGGCCCGGCCCACGCGAGAATCGCCCCGAGATACAACGTCGTGCCGCCACGGAGTGCGAGCAGCGCACCGCCGACGCCGACGCCGACGCCCGCAAGAACGCCGACGACTCGGTCGGCACTCGATATCGATAGTCGGTCGGCCGTCGGGGCGGGCAACCGCCGGAGCCACAGCGCGGCCAGCACCGGCTGAACGAAAATGAACAGGTACTCCTCGACGGGGGCGTGCCAGACTCTCGCGGCGACGGCGCCGTCGCCGTACCACCACACGCCTCTGGCGATGAGGTAGTTGTCCCACGGCGTCGTGTACGCCAACGCGATCCCGACGATGAGCGCCGTGCCGACCCAGTTGCCCGACGACCACGCTGATTCCTGTCGCACGACCGTCGTGAGTCCGAGCACGAGCAGCGCCGGCAGCAAAAACAACACGTGGAATTCGATGTACGTGATTGCTGTCACAGGTCTCTCTCGTCGCAGTGTCGTGGCTGTGTGCGTCGGACGGGGCGATCCCGTACCGCGAGTGTGAATCCGAGACGACGGACGCGACGCCGGTCACCAGTCAGGCCGTCGGCGTCGCGCGCTGGATCGTCCCCGCTTCGTCGAGGACGGCGTGGCTGCGGA encodes:
- a CDS encoding DEAD/DEAH box helicase, whose translation is MEVAEVLPDFADAFAFEEFNEMQREAYRPILDTDENVVASAPTGSGKTALAELAICKALSDGGTALFIAPLRALTNEKESDWERFEQLDFSVYVVTGERDLNPRRAERADILVMTPEKADSATRKHDTRRYSFITDIDVCVIDEVHLLDSEKRGSVLEVTISRLRRLCDPRVVALSATMPNVDDVAAWLDAPEETTFQFGDEYRPVDLHADVRTYTHGENSFADKYRRLYRALDLAEPHIDDGGQALVFVSSRQDTVQAAKKARDEIAERDLSMGARGDYDYHTETQQLENDTLRKSALDGVAFHHAGLSKNDRDLIEQWFKEGQIQLLFSTSTLAWGVNLPARCVVIRDTKYHDPLEGEVDMSPLDVLQMLGRAGRPGYDDVGYGWIVCDRSDADKYRRLLTEGKEIESRLAEDVESHLNAEIAMGTVEHLDDVVEWIETTFYYRRAQSVPDQYGFGDLDDAAFDDALREQVSDALAGLEARGFVETEGLRVDSTALGTLASKYYLRLDTAKRFHDVATGEEIDVDAVLEAVATASEFDSVNARSAERDAISAVLSGQTVGDVDAGQRKVLAILHSSMTGSTPADLSSDAWVIRQNAVRLLSSLQAFFERFAEPRAANLARRVEARLENGVSDDAVGLTAVDGIGSGRASKLASEGLTTPADVQSAGVDGLVAAGLSDGVAERVVDAAGELPVVGIDWGAFPDSIAQGDNEMCEVTVTNAGEGAQAGVRVTVNGVEMTATEAYLSQPVEVPVGVFGGSESPMEFTVEVCFPDLPLLPVRDSRTVRVE
- a CDS encoding HAD family hydrolase, yielding MDAVLFDMDGVLVDSEEYWVELEEEQVLPEAVGEGVVDDEEITGMNYREIHGYLEEHYGEHLDMGREEFEAYYEDAAEELYHEHAELLEGFEALADDLRDRGVRTAVVSSSPLDWIGIVVDRFGIDEHFDAVVSGNEIDGPSKPEPEVYEIGAAEVGVDPSECIAVEDSENGVEAANRAGMTSVGYRTEINQGMDLSTADHVADGPQELRGLLLELTS
- a CDS encoding transcriptional regulator, with protein sequence MSRSALVGNVVAMLEDAGFMVSDRCAIRPRSFDIAARRGEDLVLLKILRNVDAFDAETGQEMRRIGAYLDATPLVLGLRTRDEELKPEVVYFRHGVPALSPDTAMDLFVEGIPPLIYAAPGGLYVSIDSEILEDKREERGWSLGQLASELGVSRRTVSKYEDGMNASIEVAMQLEEMFGSGLTSPVDVLEGADEVRDEDPTPNEPDANPDDERMVTVMTRAGYDVHPTLRAPFKAVSEDAEDTQPVEGTVLTGHSKFTRAAEKRARIMGSLGEVVGTRSVYFVDSAKRDSVDGTALIEREEAESIDNPDEFRDLLKERTEYEEEPA
- a CDS encoding Brp/Blh family beta-carotene 15,15'-dioxygenase, encoding MTEAGCRRPTLADDAVRRSLVRTVVVPSWVAVALVLGADIVAPLGSLSLALQLVPLAASLVVLGVPHGAVDHLALPRAAGRRPGWRSLARVGGLYLLVGSAYAAVWVVTPIFAAVSFLVLTWVHWGQGDLYSLVALVDAEHLRSRRQRALAVTVRGGVPMVVPLLAFPGWYRRVVAAMAAPFGAVEIPAWPFSPAFRSALGIALAVVTIAALADGYRRTGATTGWRIDAGETALLWAYFWTVPPLLSIGVYFCLWHSLRHVGRLAALDPAGAAALSSGASVRALGRVGRDAAPLTVVSLAVLAASYVVVAPGSEPLSSLGLYLAFIAALTLPHTIVVFALDRRQGLWNPTSVGGGGASPTYEVGDS
- a CDS encoding lycopene cyclase domain-containing protein, translating into MTAITYIEFHVLFLLPALLVLGLTTVVRQESAWSSGNWVGTALIVGIALAYTTPWDNYLIARGVWWYGDGAVAARVWHAPVEEYLFIFVQPVLAALWLRRLPAPTADRLSISSADRVVGVLAGVGVGVGGALLALRGGTTLYLGAILAWAGPVLAVQWGFGWPVLWRARRTVGVAVAVPTLYLCVADRVALWSGTWTLSDQHTIGAAVFGLPVEEGLFFLVTTLFVVQGLVLFEWVVRT